A stretch of the Elephas maximus indicus isolate mEleMax1 chromosome 3, mEleMax1 primary haplotype, whole genome shotgun sequence genome encodes the following:
- the USHBP1 gene encoding harmonin-binding protein USHBP1 isoform X2 → MSARAMRPRSRRGRHPPPDLGGRLQGELDPVAESSEEAEAVTGSPEPGPALLQESHGKSELLGSVAEAAGQDMGSRRDKELDGDFGGGVASALEGSQKPAEEAYQAPEAAPRDRETIPPQPGAPDVFQTLLHALSSLEAAVAAWRQQPPSCPGPMEADSRSEGAGLLRRQEEAGGCQREAARLTERNAWLQLALDSREDELARTQASLQAMRMEKETLQREVQELQDSLLRLEHFPPPSHSQGGSSGSGSSSPGAGGEAWGTQDSFPLAHPLLRRLRSDSSTQILGPLPTRSLAPEMQIMETQIDQLQGSIEKLKCFNRLLSAVLQGYKGRCEGLSMQLGQREAEATALHLALQYRLGDLSILEHSGLMSRSERCEEAYGALLALWKASLGARKGVSVGDLQAAEKEAWRLLAQEEIAIDGEAPRDAQPRPEGSSVDTPTLQEVATQLKGYIQRLQKHSALMKIPLEPGPTLAPMSNVPQSEAMLQAMLETRPGPALPQLEKMQIQQDLETLADLTLWLQLARREKQGLELREAALRVLGPAHLVLLEQLRWERAQLQAGEEDSSGGDSSGGRSSGDEEGWAQGPPAAPGGIDGGQVGRVRDPEELARDLEVSLTRAVDLRGQLQSLREELEEATQKARARCTQTAKLNSSLCKAHSALVLALRGAQRKQEEQQQKLQQQVALMEARQAEELAVLETTVRALGRPQPPRPPPQPGETLL, encoded by the exons ATGAGTGCCCGGGCCATGCGACCCCGAAGTCGGCGAGGGAGACATCCTCCACCC GACTTGGGGGGTCGTTTGCAGGGTGAGTTGGACCCTGTGGCTGAGAGTTCAGAGGAGGCAGAGGCAGtaactgggagccctgagccAGGCCCTGCACTACTGCAGGAGAGTCATGGCAAGTCAGAGCTGCTGGGCTCTGTGGCCGAGGCTGCTGGGCAGGACATGGGGAGCAG GAGAGACAAGGAACTTGATGGAGACTTCGGCGGGGGAGTAGCCTCAGCCCTTGAGGGCTCCCAGAAGCCTGCAGAGGAAGCCTACCAAGCCCCGGAGGCAGCCCCACGGGATAGGGAGACCATCCCCCCCCAGCCTGGAGCCCCCGATGTGTTCCAGACCCTCCTGCATGCTCTGAGTTCCCTGGAGGCAGCTGTTGCTGCATGGCGCCAGCAGCCCCCCAGCTGTCCTGGCCCAATGGAAGCAGACAGCAGAAGTGAGGGGGCAGGGCTCCTCaggaggcaggaggaggcaggGGGCTGCCAGCGGGAGGCAGCCCGCCTGACCGAGAGGAACGCCTGGCTGCAGCTGGCCCTAGACAGTCGTGAGGACGAGCTGGCCCGCACACAGGCCTCCCTCCAGGCCATGCGGATGGAGAAGGAGACGCTGCAGAGAGAG GTCCAGGAGCTGCAAGATTCCCTGCTGAGACTGGAGCActtcccacctccctcccacAGCCAAGGGGGCAGCTCAGGCAGTGGTTCCAGCAGCCCCGGGGCAGGCGGGGAGGCCTGGGGGACTCAG GACTCCTTCCCCCTGGCTCACCCCCTGCTCCGGCGCCTCCGGAGTGATTCCAGCACCCAGATTCTTGGACCTCTCCCCACCCGGTCCCTTGCCCCCGAGATGCAAATCATGGAAACCCAGATTGACCAGCTCCAGGG GAGCATCGAGAAGCTCAAATGCTTCAACCGTCTGCTGTCGGCTGTGCTCCAGGGGTACAAGGGCCGGTGTGAGGGTCTCAGCATGCAGCTGGGCCAGCGGGAGGCTGAGGCCACAGCCCTGCACCTGGCCTTGCAGTACAG ACTAGGTGACCTGAGCATCCTGGAGCACTCAGGACTGATGTCCCGCAGTGAACGCTGTGAGGAGGCCTATGGGGCCTTGCTTGCTCTGTGGAAGGCCAGCTTGGGAGCAAGGAAAGGAGTCTCGGTGGGTGACCTGCAGGCAGCTGAGAAGGAAGCATGGAGGCTGTTGGCACAAGAGGAGATTGCCATAGATGGAGAAGCACCACGGGATGCCCAGCCAAG ACCCGAGGGCAGCAGTGTGGACACGCCAACGCTACAGGAGGTTGCTACCCAGCTCAAAGGCTACATCCAGCGTCTCCAGAAGCACAGTGCTCTGATGAAGATTCCCCTGGAGCCTGGCCCCACCCTGGCACCCATGTCCAATGTGCCCCAGTCGGAAGCCATGCTGCAGGCCATGTTGGAGACTCGGCCTGGCCCAGCTCTGCCCCAGCTGGAGAAGATGCAGATCCAGCAGGACCTA GAGACCCTGGCAGACCTGACACTTTGGCTACAGCTGGCCCGCCGGGAGAAGCAGGGCCTGGAGCTACGGGAGGCCGCCCTTCGAGTCCTGGGCCCAGCCCACCTGGTCCTTCTGGAGCAGCTGCGTTGGGAGCGGGCCCAGCTCCAGGCTGGTGAGGAGGACAGCAGTGGTGGAGACAGCAGTGGAGGCAGGAGCAGCGGGGATGAGGAGGGATGGGCCCAG GGCCCTCCTGCTGCCCCTGGTGGCATTGATGGAGGCCAGGTGGGCAGGGTTCGGGACCCCGAGGAGCTGGCCCGGGACTTGGAGGTGTCACTAACCCG GGCTGTGGACCTGCGGGGGCAGCTGCAGAGTCTTCGGGAAGAGCTGGAAGAGGCAACACAGAAGGCTCGAGCCAGATGCACTCAGACTGCCAAGCTGAACAGCAGCTTATGCAAAGCTCACAG TGCCCTGGTCCTTGCCCTCCGAGGAGCACAAAGGAAGCAGGAGGAGCAGCAGCAGAAGCTGCAGCAGCAGGTGGCACTAATGGAGGCCCGACAAGCAGAGGAGCTGGCTGTGCTGGAAACCACTGTGAGGGCTTTGGGGAGGCCCCAGCCGCCCCGTCCGCCACCCCAGCCAGGGGAGACCCTTCTGTAG
- the USHBP1 gene encoding harmonin-binding protein USHBP1 isoform X5, which produces MSARAMRPRSRRGRHPPPGELDPVAESSEEAEAVTGSPEPGPALLQESHGKSELLGSVAEAAGQDMGSRRDKELDGDFGGGVASALEGSQKPAEEAYQAPEAAPRDRETIPPQPGAPDVFQTLLHALSSLEAAVAAWRQQPPSCPGPMEADSRSEGAGLLRRQEEAGGCQREAARLTERNAWLQLALDSREDELARTQASLQAMRMEKETLQREVQELQDSLLRLEHFPPPSHSQGGSSGSGSSSPGAGGEAWGTQDSFPLAHPLLRRLRSDSSTQILGPLPTRSLAPEMQIMETQIDQLQGSIEKLKCFNRLLSAVLQGYKGRCEGLSMQLGQREAEATALHLALQYSERCEEAYGALLALWKASLGARKGVSVGDLQAAEKEAWRLLAQEEIAIDGEAPRDAQPRPEGSSVDTPTLQEVATQLKGYIQRLQKHSALMKIPLEPGPTLAPMSNVPQSEAMLQAMLETRPGPALPQLEKMQIQQDLVTTRETLADLTLWLQLARREKQGLELREAALRVLGPAHLVLLEQLRWERAQLQAGEEDSSGGDSSGGRSSGDEEGWAQGPPAAPGGIDGGQVGRVRDPEELARDLEVSLTRAVDLRGQLQSLREELEEATQKARARCTQTAKLNSSLCKAHSALVLALRGAQRKQEEQQQKLQQQVALMEARQAEELAVLETTVRALGRPQPPRPPPQPGETLL; this is translated from the exons ATGAGTGCCCGGGCCATGCGACCCCGAAGTCGGCGAGGGAGACATCCTCCACCC GGTGAGTTGGACCCTGTGGCTGAGAGTTCAGAGGAGGCAGAGGCAGtaactgggagccctgagccAGGCCCTGCACTACTGCAGGAGAGTCATGGCAAGTCAGAGCTGCTGGGCTCTGTGGCCGAGGCTGCTGGGCAGGACATGGGGAGCAG GAGAGACAAGGAACTTGATGGAGACTTCGGCGGGGGAGTAGCCTCAGCCCTTGAGGGCTCCCAGAAGCCTGCAGAGGAAGCCTACCAAGCCCCGGAGGCAGCCCCACGGGATAGGGAGACCATCCCCCCCCAGCCTGGAGCCCCCGATGTGTTCCAGACCCTCCTGCATGCTCTGAGTTCCCTGGAGGCAGCTGTTGCTGCATGGCGCCAGCAGCCCCCCAGCTGTCCTGGCCCAATGGAAGCAGACAGCAGAAGTGAGGGGGCAGGGCTCCTCaggaggcaggaggaggcaggGGGCTGCCAGCGGGAGGCAGCCCGCCTGACCGAGAGGAACGCCTGGCTGCAGCTGGCCCTAGACAGTCGTGAGGACGAGCTGGCCCGCACACAGGCCTCCCTCCAGGCCATGCGGATGGAGAAGGAGACGCTGCAGAGAGAG GTCCAGGAGCTGCAAGATTCCCTGCTGAGACTGGAGCActtcccacctccctcccacAGCCAAGGGGGCAGCTCAGGCAGTGGTTCCAGCAGCCCCGGGGCAGGCGGGGAGGCCTGGGGGACTCAG GACTCCTTCCCCCTGGCTCACCCCCTGCTCCGGCGCCTCCGGAGTGATTCCAGCACCCAGATTCTTGGACCTCTCCCCACCCGGTCCCTTGCCCCCGAGATGCAAATCATGGAAACCCAGATTGACCAGCTCCAGGG GAGCATCGAGAAGCTCAAATGCTTCAACCGTCTGCTGTCGGCTGTGCTCCAGGGGTACAAGGGCCGGTGTGAGGGTCTCAGCATGCAGCTGGGCCAGCGGGAGGCTGAGGCCACAGCCCTGCACCTGGCCTTGCAGTACAG TGAACGCTGTGAGGAGGCCTATGGGGCCTTGCTTGCTCTGTGGAAGGCCAGCTTGGGAGCAAGGAAAGGAGTCTCGGTGGGTGACCTGCAGGCAGCTGAGAAGGAAGCATGGAGGCTGTTGGCACAAGAGGAGATTGCCATAGATGGAGAAGCACCACGGGATGCCCAGCCAAG ACCCGAGGGCAGCAGTGTGGACACGCCAACGCTACAGGAGGTTGCTACCCAGCTCAAAGGCTACATCCAGCGTCTCCAGAAGCACAGTGCTCTGATGAAGATTCCCCTGGAGCCTGGCCCCACCCTGGCACCCATGTCCAATGTGCCCCAGTCGGAAGCCATGCTGCAGGCCATGTTGGAGACTCGGCCTGGCCCAGCTCTGCCCCAGCTGGAGAAGATGCAGATCCAGCAGGACCTAGTAACCACGCGG GAGACCCTGGCAGACCTGACACTTTGGCTACAGCTGGCCCGCCGGGAGAAGCAGGGCCTGGAGCTACGGGAGGCCGCCCTTCGAGTCCTGGGCCCAGCCCACCTGGTCCTTCTGGAGCAGCTGCGTTGGGAGCGGGCCCAGCTCCAGGCTGGTGAGGAGGACAGCAGTGGTGGAGACAGCAGTGGAGGCAGGAGCAGCGGGGATGAGGAGGGATGGGCCCAG GGCCCTCCTGCTGCCCCTGGTGGCATTGATGGAGGCCAGGTGGGCAGGGTTCGGGACCCCGAGGAGCTGGCCCGGGACTTGGAGGTGTCACTAACCCG GGCTGTGGACCTGCGGGGGCAGCTGCAGAGTCTTCGGGAAGAGCTGGAAGAGGCAACACAGAAGGCTCGAGCCAGATGCACTCAGACTGCCAAGCTGAACAGCAGCTTATGCAAAGCTCACAG TGCCCTGGTCCTTGCCCTCCGAGGAGCACAAAGGAAGCAGGAGGAGCAGCAGCAGAAGCTGCAGCAGCAGGTGGCACTAATGGAGGCCCGACAAGCAGAGGAGCTGGCTGTGCTGGAAACCACTGTGAGGGCTTTGGGGAGGCCCCAGCCGCCCCGTCCGCCACCCCAGCCAGGGGAGACCCTTCTGTAG
- the USHBP1 gene encoding harmonin-binding protein USHBP1 isoform X3, with protein sequence MSARAMRPRSRRGRHPPPGELDPVAESSEEAEAVTGSPEPGPALLQESHGKSELLGSVAEAAGQDMGSRRDKELDGDFGGGVASALEGSQKPAEEAYQAPEAAPRDRETIPPQPGAPDVFQTLLHALSSLEAAVAAWRQQPPSCPGPMEADSRSEGAGLLRRQEEAGGCQREAARLTERNAWLQLALDSREDELARTQASLQAMRMEKETLQREVQELQDSLLRLEHFPPPSHSQGGSSGSGSSSPGAGGEAWGTQDSFPLAHPLLRRLRSDSSTQILGPLPTRSLAPEMQIMETQIDQLQGSIEKLKCFNRLLSAVLQGYKGRCEGLSMQLGQREAEATALHLALQYRLGDLSILEHSGLMSRSERCEEAYGALLALWKASLGARKGVSVGDLQAAEKEAWRLLAQEEIAIDGEAPRDAQPRPEGSSVDTPTLQEVATQLKGYIQRLQKHSALMKIPLEPGPTLAPMSNVPQSEAMLQAMLETRPGPALPQLEKMQIQQDLVTTRETLADLTLWLQLARREKQGLELREAALRVLGPAHLVLLEQLRWERAQLQAGEEDSSGGDSSGGRSSGDEEGWAQGPPAAPGGIDGGQVGRVRDPEELARDLEVSLTRAVDLRGQLQSLREELEEATQKARARCTQTAKLNSSLCKAHSALVLALRGAQRKQEEQQQKLQQQVALMEARQAEELAVLETTVRALGRPQPPRPPPQPGETLL encoded by the exons ATGAGTGCCCGGGCCATGCGACCCCGAAGTCGGCGAGGGAGACATCCTCCACCC GGTGAGTTGGACCCTGTGGCTGAGAGTTCAGAGGAGGCAGAGGCAGtaactgggagccctgagccAGGCCCTGCACTACTGCAGGAGAGTCATGGCAAGTCAGAGCTGCTGGGCTCTGTGGCCGAGGCTGCTGGGCAGGACATGGGGAGCAG GAGAGACAAGGAACTTGATGGAGACTTCGGCGGGGGAGTAGCCTCAGCCCTTGAGGGCTCCCAGAAGCCTGCAGAGGAAGCCTACCAAGCCCCGGAGGCAGCCCCACGGGATAGGGAGACCATCCCCCCCCAGCCTGGAGCCCCCGATGTGTTCCAGACCCTCCTGCATGCTCTGAGTTCCCTGGAGGCAGCTGTTGCTGCATGGCGCCAGCAGCCCCCCAGCTGTCCTGGCCCAATGGAAGCAGACAGCAGAAGTGAGGGGGCAGGGCTCCTCaggaggcaggaggaggcaggGGGCTGCCAGCGGGAGGCAGCCCGCCTGACCGAGAGGAACGCCTGGCTGCAGCTGGCCCTAGACAGTCGTGAGGACGAGCTGGCCCGCACACAGGCCTCCCTCCAGGCCATGCGGATGGAGAAGGAGACGCTGCAGAGAGAG GTCCAGGAGCTGCAAGATTCCCTGCTGAGACTGGAGCActtcccacctccctcccacAGCCAAGGGGGCAGCTCAGGCAGTGGTTCCAGCAGCCCCGGGGCAGGCGGGGAGGCCTGGGGGACTCAG GACTCCTTCCCCCTGGCTCACCCCCTGCTCCGGCGCCTCCGGAGTGATTCCAGCACCCAGATTCTTGGACCTCTCCCCACCCGGTCCCTTGCCCCCGAGATGCAAATCATGGAAACCCAGATTGACCAGCTCCAGGG GAGCATCGAGAAGCTCAAATGCTTCAACCGTCTGCTGTCGGCTGTGCTCCAGGGGTACAAGGGCCGGTGTGAGGGTCTCAGCATGCAGCTGGGCCAGCGGGAGGCTGAGGCCACAGCCCTGCACCTGGCCTTGCAGTACAG ACTAGGTGACCTGAGCATCCTGGAGCACTCAGGACTGATGTCCCGCAGTGAACGCTGTGAGGAGGCCTATGGGGCCTTGCTTGCTCTGTGGAAGGCCAGCTTGGGAGCAAGGAAAGGAGTCTCGGTGGGTGACCTGCAGGCAGCTGAGAAGGAAGCATGGAGGCTGTTGGCACAAGAGGAGATTGCCATAGATGGAGAAGCACCACGGGATGCCCAGCCAAG ACCCGAGGGCAGCAGTGTGGACACGCCAACGCTACAGGAGGTTGCTACCCAGCTCAAAGGCTACATCCAGCGTCTCCAGAAGCACAGTGCTCTGATGAAGATTCCCCTGGAGCCTGGCCCCACCCTGGCACCCATGTCCAATGTGCCCCAGTCGGAAGCCATGCTGCAGGCCATGTTGGAGACTCGGCCTGGCCCAGCTCTGCCCCAGCTGGAGAAGATGCAGATCCAGCAGGACCTAGTAACCACGCGG GAGACCCTGGCAGACCTGACACTTTGGCTACAGCTGGCCCGCCGGGAGAAGCAGGGCCTGGAGCTACGGGAGGCCGCCCTTCGAGTCCTGGGCCCAGCCCACCTGGTCCTTCTGGAGCAGCTGCGTTGGGAGCGGGCCCAGCTCCAGGCTGGTGAGGAGGACAGCAGTGGTGGAGACAGCAGTGGAGGCAGGAGCAGCGGGGATGAGGAGGGATGGGCCCAG GGCCCTCCTGCTGCCCCTGGTGGCATTGATGGAGGCCAGGTGGGCAGGGTTCGGGACCCCGAGGAGCTGGCCCGGGACTTGGAGGTGTCACTAACCCG GGCTGTGGACCTGCGGGGGCAGCTGCAGAGTCTTCGGGAAGAGCTGGAAGAGGCAACACAGAAGGCTCGAGCCAGATGCACTCAGACTGCCAAGCTGAACAGCAGCTTATGCAAAGCTCACAG TGCCCTGGTCCTTGCCCTCCGAGGAGCACAAAGGAAGCAGGAGGAGCAGCAGCAGAAGCTGCAGCAGCAGGTGGCACTAATGGAGGCCCGACAAGCAGAGGAGCTGGCTGTGCTGGAAACCACTGTGAGGGCTTTGGGGAGGCCCCAGCCGCCCCGTCCGCCACCCCAGCCAGGGGAGACCCTTCTGTAG
- the USHBP1 gene encoding harmonin-binding protein USHBP1 isoform X4, with product MSARAMRPRSRRGRHPPPDLGGRLQGELDPVAESSEEAEAVTGSPEPGPALLQESHGKSELLGSVAEAAGQDMGSRRDKELDGDFGGGVASALEGSQKPAEEAYQAPEAAPRDRETIPPQPGAPDVFQTLLHALSSLEAAVAAWRQQPPSCPGPMEADSRSEGAGLLRRQEEAGGCQREAARLTERNAWLQLALDSREDELARTQASLQAMRMEKETLQREVQELQDSLLRLEHFPPPSHSQGGSSGSGSSSPGAGGEAWGTQDSFPLAHPLLRRLRSDSSTQILGPLPTRSLAPEMQIMETQIDQLQGSIEKLKCFNRLLSAVLQGYKGRCEGLSMQLGQREAEATALHLALQYSERCEEAYGALLALWKASLGARKGVSVGDLQAAEKEAWRLLAQEEIAIDGEAPRDAQPRPEGSSVDTPTLQEVATQLKGYIQRLQKHSALMKIPLEPGPTLAPMSNVPQSEAMLQAMLETRPGPALPQLEKMQIQQDLVTTRETLADLTLWLQLARREKQGLELREAALRVLGPAHLVLLEQLRWERAQLQAGEEDSSGGDSSGGRSSGDEEGWAQGPPAAPGGIDGGQVGRVRDPEELARDLEVSLTRAVDLRGQLQSLREELEEATQKARARCTQTAKLNSSLCKAHSALVLALRGAQRKQEEQQQKLQQQVALMEARQAEELAVLETTVRALGRPQPPRPPPQPGETLL from the exons ATGAGTGCCCGGGCCATGCGACCCCGAAGTCGGCGAGGGAGACATCCTCCACCC GACTTGGGGGGTCGTTTGCAGGGTGAGTTGGACCCTGTGGCTGAGAGTTCAGAGGAGGCAGAGGCAGtaactgggagccctgagccAGGCCCTGCACTACTGCAGGAGAGTCATGGCAAGTCAGAGCTGCTGGGCTCTGTGGCCGAGGCTGCTGGGCAGGACATGGGGAGCAG GAGAGACAAGGAACTTGATGGAGACTTCGGCGGGGGAGTAGCCTCAGCCCTTGAGGGCTCCCAGAAGCCTGCAGAGGAAGCCTACCAAGCCCCGGAGGCAGCCCCACGGGATAGGGAGACCATCCCCCCCCAGCCTGGAGCCCCCGATGTGTTCCAGACCCTCCTGCATGCTCTGAGTTCCCTGGAGGCAGCTGTTGCTGCATGGCGCCAGCAGCCCCCCAGCTGTCCTGGCCCAATGGAAGCAGACAGCAGAAGTGAGGGGGCAGGGCTCCTCaggaggcaggaggaggcaggGGGCTGCCAGCGGGAGGCAGCCCGCCTGACCGAGAGGAACGCCTGGCTGCAGCTGGCCCTAGACAGTCGTGAGGACGAGCTGGCCCGCACACAGGCCTCCCTCCAGGCCATGCGGATGGAGAAGGAGACGCTGCAGAGAGAG GTCCAGGAGCTGCAAGATTCCCTGCTGAGACTGGAGCActtcccacctccctcccacAGCCAAGGGGGCAGCTCAGGCAGTGGTTCCAGCAGCCCCGGGGCAGGCGGGGAGGCCTGGGGGACTCAG GACTCCTTCCCCCTGGCTCACCCCCTGCTCCGGCGCCTCCGGAGTGATTCCAGCACCCAGATTCTTGGACCTCTCCCCACCCGGTCCCTTGCCCCCGAGATGCAAATCATGGAAACCCAGATTGACCAGCTCCAGGG GAGCATCGAGAAGCTCAAATGCTTCAACCGTCTGCTGTCGGCTGTGCTCCAGGGGTACAAGGGCCGGTGTGAGGGTCTCAGCATGCAGCTGGGCCAGCGGGAGGCTGAGGCCACAGCCCTGCACCTGGCCTTGCAGTACAG TGAACGCTGTGAGGAGGCCTATGGGGCCTTGCTTGCTCTGTGGAAGGCCAGCTTGGGAGCAAGGAAAGGAGTCTCGGTGGGTGACCTGCAGGCAGCTGAGAAGGAAGCATGGAGGCTGTTGGCACAAGAGGAGATTGCCATAGATGGAGAAGCACCACGGGATGCCCAGCCAAG ACCCGAGGGCAGCAGTGTGGACACGCCAACGCTACAGGAGGTTGCTACCCAGCTCAAAGGCTACATCCAGCGTCTCCAGAAGCACAGTGCTCTGATGAAGATTCCCCTGGAGCCTGGCCCCACCCTGGCACCCATGTCCAATGTGCCCCAGTCGGAAGCCATGCTGCAGGCCATGTTGGAGACTCGGCCTGGCCCAGCTCTGCCCCAGCTGGAGAAGATGCAGATCCAGCAGGACCTAGTAACCACGCGG GAGACCCTGGCAGACCTGACACTTTGGCTACAGCTGGCCCGCCGGGAGAAGCAGGGCCTGGAGCTACGGGAGGCCGCCCTTCGAGTCCTGGGCCCAGCCCACCTGGTCCTTCTGGAGCAGCTGCGTTGGGAGCGGGCCCAGCTCCAGGCTGGTGAGGAGGACAGCAGTGGTGGAGACAGCAGTGGAGGCAGGAGCAGCGGGGATGAGGAGGGATGGGCCCAG GGCCCTCCTGCTGCCCCTGGTGGCATTGATGGAGGCCAGGTGGGCAGGGTTCGGGACCCCGAGGAGCTGGCCCGGGACTTGGAGGTGTCACTAACCCG GGCTGTGGACCTGCGGGGGCAGCTGCAGAGTCTTCGGGAAGAGCTGGAAGAGGCAACACAGAAGGCTCGAGCCAGATGCACTCAGACTGCCAAGCTGAACAGCAGCTTATGCAAAGCTCACAG TGCCCTGGTCCTTGCCCTCCGAGGAGCACAAAGGAAGCAGGAGGAGCAGCAGCAGAAGCTGCAGCAGCAGGTGGCACTAATGGAGGCCCGACAAGCAGAGGAGCTGGCTGTGCTGGAAACCACTGTGAGGGCTTTGGGGAGGCCCCAGCCGCCCCGTCCGCCACCCCAGCCAGGGGAGACCCTTCTGTAG
- the USHBP1 gene encoding harmonin-binding protein USHBP1 isoform X1: MSARAMRPRSRRGRHPPPDLGGRLQGELDPVAESSEEAEAVTGSPEPGPALLQESHGKSELLGSVAEAAGQDMGSRRDKELDGDFGGGVASALEGSQKPAEEAYQAPEAAPRDRETIPPQPGAPDVFQTLLHALSSLEAAVAAWRQQPPSCPGPMEADSRSEGAGLLRRQEEAGGCQREAARLTERNAWLQLALDSREDELARTQASLQAMRMEKETLQREVQELQDSLLRLEHFPPPSHSQGGSSGSGSSSPGAGGEAWGTQDSFPLAHPLLRRLRSDSSTQILGPLPTRSLAPEMQIMETQIDQLQGSIEKLKCFNRLLSAVLQGYKGRCEGLSMQLGQREAEATALHLALQYRLGDLSILEHSGLMSRSERCEEAYGALLALWKASLGARKGVSVGDLQAAEKEAWRLLAQEEIAIDGEAPRDAQPRPEGSSVDTPTLQEVATQLKGYIQRLQKHSALMKIPLEPGPTLAPMSNVPQSEAMLQAMLETRPGPALPQLEKMQIQQDLVTTRETLADLTLWLQLARREKQGLELREAALRVLGPAHLVLLEQLRWERAQLQAGEEDSSGGDSSGGRSSGDEEGWAQGPPAAPGGIDGGQVGRVRDPEELARDLEVSLTRAVDLRGQLQSLREELEEATQKARARCTQTAKLNSSLCKAHSALVLALRGAQRKQEEQQQKLQQQVALMEARQAEELAVLETTVRALGRPQPPRPPPQPGETLL, encoded by the exons ATGAGTGCCCGGGCCATGCGACCCCGAAGTCGGCGAGGGAGACATCCTCCACCC GACTTGGGGGGTCGTTTGCAGGGTGAGTTGGACCCTGTGGCTGAGAGTTCAGAGGAGGCAGAGGCAGtaactgggagccctgagccAGGCCCTGCACTACTGCAGGAGAGTCATGGCAAGTCAGAGCTGCTGGGCTCTGTGGCCGAGGCTGCTGGGCAGGACATGGGGAGCAG GAGAGACAAGGAACTTGATGGAGACTTCGGCGGGGGAGTAGCCTCAGCCCTTGAGGGCTCCCAGAAGCCTGCAGAGGAAGCCTACCAAGCCCCGGAGGCAGCCCCACGGGATAGGGAGACCATCCCCCCCCAGCCTGGAGCCCCCGATGTGTTCCAGACCCTCCTGCATGCTCTGAGTTCCCTGGAGGCAGCTGTTGCTGCATGGCGCCAGCAGCCCCCCAGCTGTCCTGGCCCAATGGAAGCAGACAGCAGAAGTGAGGGGGCAGGGCTCCTCaggaggcaggaggaggcaggGGGCTGCCAGCGGGAGGCAGCCCGCCTGACCGAGAGGAACGCCTGGCTGCAGCTGGCCCTAGACAGTCGTGAGGACGAGCTGGCCCGCACACAGGCCTCCCTCCAGGCCATGCGGATGGAGAAGGAGACGCTGCAGAGAGAG GTCCAGGAGCTGCAAGATTCCCTGCTGAGACTGGAGCActtcccacctccctcccacAGCCAAGGGGGCAGCTCAGGCAGTGGTTCCAGCAGCCCCGGGGCAGGCGGGGAGGCCTGGGGGACTCAG GACTCCTTCCCCCTGGCTCACCCCCTGCTCCGGCGCCTCCGGAGTGATTCCAGCACCCAGATTCTTGGACCTCTCCCCACCCGGTCCCTTGCCCCCGAGATGCAAATCATGGAAACCCAGATTGACCAGCTCCAGGG GAGCATCGAGAAGCTCAAATGCTTCAACCGTCTGCTGTCGGCTGTGCTCCAGGGGTACAAGGGCCGGTGTGAGGGTCTCAGCATGCAGCTGGGCCAGCGGGAGGCTGAGGCCACAGCCCTGCACCTGGCCTTGCAGTACAG ACTAGGTGACCTGAGCATCCTGGAGCACTCAGGACTGATGTCCCGCAGTGAACGCTGTGAGGAGGCCTATGGGGCCTTGCTTGCTCTGTGGAAGGCCAGCTTGGGAGCAAGGAAAGGAGTCTCGGTGGGTGACCTGCAGGCAGCTGAGAAGGAAGCATGGAGGCTGTTGGCACAAGAGGAGATTGCCATAGATGGAGAAGCACCACGGGATGCCCAGCCAAG ACCCGAGGGCAGCAGTGTGGACACGCCAACGCTACAGGAGGTTGCTACCCAGCTCAAAGGCTACATCCAGCGTCTCCAGAAGCACAGTGCTCTGATGAAGATTCCCCTGGAGCCTGGCCCCACCCTGGCACCCATGTCCAATGTGCCCCAGTCGGAAGCCATGCTGCAGGCCATGTTGGAGACTCGGCCTGGCCCAGCTCTGCCCCAGCTGGAGAAGATGCAGATCCAGCAGGACCTAGTAACCACGCGG GAGACCCTGGCAGACCTGACACTTTGGCTACAGCTGGCCCGCCGGGAGAAGCAGGGCCTGGAGCTACGGGAGGCCGCCCTTCGAGTCCTGGGCCCAGCCCACCTGGTCCTTCTGGAGCAGCTGCGTTGGGAGCGGGCCCAGCTCCAGGCTGGTGAGGAGGACAGCAGTGGTGGAGACAGCAGTGGAGGCAGGAGCAGCGGGGATGAGGAGGGATGGGCCCAG GGCCCTCCTGCTGCCCCTGGTGGCATTGATGGAGGCCAGGTGGGCAGGGTTCGGGACCCCGAGGAGCTGGCCCGGGACTTGGAGGTGTCACTAACCCG GGCTGTGGACCTGCGGGGGCAGCTGCAGAGTCTTCGGGAAGAGCTGGAAGAGGCAACACAGAAGGCTCGAGCCAGATGCACTCAGACTGCCAAGCTGAACAGCAGCTTATGCAAAGCTCACAG TGCCCTGGTCCTTGCCCTCCGAGGAGCACAAAGGAAGCAGGAGGAGCAGCAGCAGAAGCTGCAGCAGCAGGTGGCACTAATGGAGGCCCGACAAGCAGAGGAGCTGGCTGTGCTGGAAACCACTGTGAGGGCTTTGGGGAGGCCCCAGCCGCCCCGTCCGCCACCCCAGCCAGGGGAGACCCTTCTGTAG